A genome region from Mycobacteriales bacterium includes the following:
- the fmt gene encoding methionyl-tRNA formyltransferase: MRVVFAGTPAPALPSLDALHASRHELAAVVTRPDAPAGRGRREQRSPVAAWADEHGVPVLQPATPKDPAFQAALRDLAPDCCPVVAYGALVPRALLDLPRHGWVNLHFSLLPAWRGAAPVQHAILHGDEVTGASTFVLEEGLDTGPVLGVVTEPVGPRDTSGDLLGRLAESGARLLVATLDGLEDGELAAVPQPADGVSLAPKLTPDDVRVDWRAPSLRVDRLVRAATPAPGAWTTLDGARVRLGPVARTDAEPLPPGALRVTKNEVLAGTADRPVRLGEVRAEGKRPMPAADWARGLRLADGAAFA, from the coding sequence GTGCGCGTCGTCTTCGCCGGCACCCCCGCCCCCGCGCTCCCGTCCCTGGACGCGCTGCACGCCTCCCGGCACGAGCTGGCCGCCGTCGTCACCCGCCCCGACGCGCCGGCCGGGCGCGGCCGGCGCGAGCAACGGTCGCCGGTCGCGGCGTGGGCGGACGAGCACGGCGTGCCGGTGCTCCAGCCGGCGACGCCGAAGGACCCGGCGTTCCAGGCGGCGTTGCGCGACCTGGCGCCGGACTGCTGCCCGGTCGTCGCGTACGGCGCGCTGGTCCCGCGCGCGCTGCTCGACCTGCCGCGCCACGGCTGGGTCAACCTGCACTTCTCGCTGCTGCCCGCCTGGCGCGGCGCGGCGCCCGTGCAGCACGCGATCCTGCACGGCGACGAGGTCACCGGCGCGAGCACGTTCGTGCTGGAGGAGGGGCTGGACACCGGGCCGGTGCTCGGCGTCGTCACCGAGCCGGTCGGCCCGCGCGACACCTCGGGCGACCTGCTCGGCCGGCTCGCCGAGTCGGGTGCGCGGCTGCTCGTCGCCACCCTCGACGGGCTGGAGGACGGCGAGCTGGCGGCGGTCCCGCAGCCGGCCGACGGCGTCTCGCTCGCGCCGAAGCTCACCCCCGACGACGTGCGCGTCGACTGGCGCGCGCCGTCGCTGCGCGTGGACCGGCTGGTCCGCGCGGCGACGCCCGCGCCCGGCGCGTGGACCACGCTCGACGGCGCCCGCGTCCGGCTCGGGCCGGTCGCGCGCACCGACGCCGAGCCGTTGCCGCCGGGCGCGCTGCGGGTGACGAAGAACGAGGTCCTCGCCGGCACCGCCGACCGCCCGGTCCGGCTCGGCGAGGTGCGCGCCGAGGGGAAGCGGCC